AATTTAAACTGTTGGTTTACAAATGGAATTTGAAAAAGTGAATGAGGGCTGCCTTTAGAATTCCTTTGTGTTCTTACGGAATTGTATTTGAACAAAACATCAAATAGACCCCAGACATCATTATCATCTCTTAAATGGCTTAATGCATATTCAAAAAATAAATCAGTGGAAAAAGCAATTGGACGGTAGTTACGGATATAATATAAATCCTCATACGGATGATTGAATAAATAATCACTCATCCCGTCTCGGATGTTTCCATTGACTGGGCCTTTTTTACCAGAAGCTGTATGGGCAAAAATAAATCCAAAATTACGAAGGAATTCTGCCGCATAAAATGCATTTTCTTCATCCAATATCCCGCGGCTTTTGGTTAGTTCAATCGTTGATTTTCGATATTCCTTGCGATAGATTTGGTTGTAACCTTGTAAAATGGTAGCAGCATATTCGAGTCGCCTCCATTTTTTTTCCTGTGCCATATAGATGATTTCATCTGTCATCCGAGATGACAACTCAGGGTTTTGGTCCATTAACATTTGTGAGATGCGAAGTTTAGGCCAAATGTCTGCTTCTGTTAGTTTTTCAGGGTCTTTTATTTTTTGTAATGCTTTGAGAGCAGATTCTGCACCACTCACCTTATAAAGTGATACAGAAATTAAGTCTTTTACTTCAGAAAGAGACATTGGTTCATTTAGAAATGGATGATGGATATCTGTTGACCAATTGGATAAATCTAACTTTAAATAATAATCCAAAGATTTTTTGTATTCTTTTTGGAAGTAAGCGAGAGCACCTAACTTCACATAAATACGATTAAGGATAGATGTTTTTTTCCCTCTAGCTGATTTTAGAAAATTCAAATAAGATTCTTCCGCACCCGGGTAATCGCCAGATAAAATTTGTAAAAATGCCAATCTTTCGATTGAATTTTCGCTCGTATTCCCATCTGTTATTTTTTCTAAATCCATTATCATTTTTTGAAAATGGATCCCTTCTCTGACAAAACCTAAAAAAGACAACTTAGCAGGTAAATCTTCATCAATTCGATCAAGGAGCGGTATCCACTCTAAATTCATATCCTCAAAAAAAGGTGAACTCACTCGCATAATGTTCACAAAATGTTTGTGCATGTCTTTGTCTTTCCCTGTGGGAAGATCGATATAGTATTGCAAACGAAACACACGGCATAGGGCATAGTAAGGTTTTGTTTTTTGACAATCCATTCGAACCATTGTCTTTTTCTCATCTTCTCCCGATTGGAAAAGATTGGTTCGCATATTCTTTGCTAAATTACGAAAATAGGTATTGGGTTCCTTTTGGATGTAGGTATCCAAAGTTTTGATGGCCTGTACTTCATCACCTTGGGATTGTTTCCATAAAGAGGTCAGTAAAAAATCGGCAAATGTATATTCCCCTTTTTTAATCCTCAGATCATATAGAATGTTTGCAATCCCTACTTTGTCTTTTTTTTTGAGATAGTATTCACCTAGCATCAAATAAAAGTCAATTTCCTGATTTGGTGTCAATGTTTCTGGAGTTTTGAACCTGTAATCCTCTCGGATGGCCAGTTGTTCTTTTCCTTGGATGAGTAATTTTCCTTGTGTTCCTGAAACAACCCAACCATGATTTCTTTGGTTTTGTGCGTATATAGATGTATAGGAAACTAGGAAGATGAAACTGAAAAAAATAGAAAGTGACAGTCGACTCTTCATCGTATCTTTGATTCTCTAGGACCAAGGGATTTGGTCAAGTGACATAAAGGGAAATGGCAGAAAGTTTCGATTACCAAAGCATTGTAGAGTGTTTCGACGAATTCATCATCATCATGGATATGAATTTAGAAATCCAATTCTCCCAAACCTCACCAAACCTCTACCTTCCCAACGATTCCATCGAGGTCGGCAAACACATCAAAGAACTCCCAATCATCCCTAGAGACGGACTCATTTTATCCAATTTGTGCCAGGAAACTTTGAGCCGGAGAATTCCTTTCCAGTTTTTCACCTCGCTACTTGGCAACCAGTATCGGATCGTAGGAAGATTTCTTGAAACCAAGTCAGGCCCTTCTGTCATTTTGCGGGGAGAACCTAACTTCAATATTGAAGGTGTGATCTTAGACAGTGGACCCTACGTCATTTTTCGTTACAAATTTGATTCAGAGTTTTTGATTACCTATGTATCTCCGAATGTTTCGATTAACTTAGGTTATCAAACCGGAGATTTCAAAAAAGGGATGTTGAAATTAGAAAATTTGGTGCATCCCGATGACAAACAACAAATTGAAATCGAAGAAAAAGAATACATCAAAAGTAAACAAAGGACCTACCAAAGGGAATTTCGTCTTAAAAAACCAGATGGCAACTTTATATATGTTTCAGAATACAGCGTTGTTAGTTACTACGACTCGTATCCTACGGAAAAGATTTCTTATCTTTCGGATATCAGCGAAAGAAAAGAAAAAGAAATAGAAATCAAAAACCAAAGGGATGAACTAAACCGAATTCGAGTTTTATTCGAAGAAACAAACGCAGCAGCAAACGTGGGAGCCTGGGAAGTAGACTTGGTTCATCATACTGTCTTTTGGGCAAAAGAAACAAAACGTATCCTCGAAGTTCCTGAAGATTATATTCCTAACCTTGAAAATGCTTTTCAATTTTACCCAATAGATTCTGAACAAAATGCTCTAAAGAAAGCATTCGAAGAAACCATTAACAATAAAACATCCTACGAACTTGTGTTACAAATCAAAACTTACACAGGAAAATTCAAATGGGTGCGTACAATTGGTCATGGAGTTTTTGAAAATGATACATGTATTCGTGTCTATGGAAGTTTCCAAGATATCACTAGTAGTGTCAATTTAGACAAACAAAAAGAAGAGGCATTATCCAAACTCGAATCTATATTAGATGCAACAACACATGTTACAATCATAGGAACTGATATTAATGGGATGATTACCCATTTCAATAAAGGAGCAGAATACCATTTACAGTATAAAGCAGAAGAAATGATTGGGAAAAATTCTCCTTCTATCTTACATAAGGAAGAAGAAGTATTATTCCGTGCAGAAAATCTATCACAAGAATATGGTGTTCCAATTTCTGGTTTTGAAACCCTTATCTACAAAGCGAAGTTTAGTGAATATGATTCACATGAATGGACCTATATCAGAAAAGATAAAACTGAATTCCCCGTGCAACTTGTCATCACTGCCAGTAGGAATTCAAAAGGTGAAATCACCGGATTTTTAGGGATAGGAATCGATATTTCTTCACAAAAGGCAACCGAAGAAGCCTTACGTGAAAGCGAAAGACGCTGGCAATTTGCACTCGAAGGATCAGGAGATGGAATTTGGGATTGGAATGCTGAAACTGACCAAGTTTATTTCTCCAATCAATGGAAGGCTATGCTTGGTTTCTCAGAATCGGAAATTGGCACGGATATTTCAGAATGGGAAAAAAGAGTCCATCCTGAAGATTTGAACGATTGTTTAGAGGCACTAGAGAAACACTATCGTGGTGAAACCAATATTTATATGAGTGAACACCGTATGCTGTGTAAAGATGGAACATATAAATGGATTTTAGATAGAGGAAAGGTCATCGAACGAACAGTAGATGGAAAACCATTACGTGTAATGGGGACACACACTGATATTACACACCGAAAGATATTAGAAAATGATCTGATCATTGCTAGAGAAAAAGCTGAAAAAGCATCGATTGCAAAATCAAATTTTTTGGCGAATATGAGCCATGAGATTCGAACTCCACTTAATGGTGTGATCGGTTTTGCTGATTTATTAATGCGCACTGAATTAAGCCAAGTCCAAAGAAAGTATATGGAAACTGTGCATTTATCTGCACTTTCACTTCTCGATTTGATCAATGATATCCTTGATTTTTCCAAAATTGAATCAGGGAAAATGGAACTTTATAAAGAAAGGGTCAACATTTATGATTTACTCCACCAAATTGCAGAAATCGTAAAACACAAAGCATACGAAAAAGGATTGGAACTCATATTAAACATATCTCCGAAAGTCCCTCGAAATGTTTTTGTCGATTCATTGCGACTTAGGCAAATCCTTTTGAATTTAATTGGTAATGCGCTTAAGTTCACTCTTCGAGGAGAAATCCAAATCAAATTAACATCAGAACCAATAAATCAAAACGAATATGAATTTTTATTCGAAGTCATCGACACAGGGATTGGGATTGATAAAGAAAATCAAACAAAAATTTTTGAAGTATTTGCCCAAGCAGATAGCTCCACAACACGGCAGTTTGGTGGAACAGGGCTTGGACTATCTATTTCTTCCAAACTATTACAACTTTTTGGTTCTAAAATTGAATTAGAATCAAAGTTACACGAAGGATCTAGATTTTATTTTAAATTCACAACGATTGCAGATAACGAACGTAACACTGAACCTAATCTAATGTCTATCAAAAAGGTTATGGTCGTCGATGACAATGATACCAATCTCACCGTTATCAAAGAAATGTTGGCATACAAAAACATTGAAACAATTACATTTAATTCACCTAAGCTGGCAATAGCAGATTTCCAAAAGGGAAACGAATATGACGTTGTGATTAGTGACTATAATATGCCTGATATGAATGGACTTGATTTCATTACACAATTGAAAAAAATTGCTGAAACTAAAAAATGCAAACTTCCTTTTTTAACCATTCATTCCTCGTCAAACGAAGAGACCATTTACGAAAAAGGAAAGGAGTTGGGGGTTGGTGTGATTTTACTGAAACCAATTCAAACCAATATCCTATACGAAAGTCTATATGATTTGATCTCTGGAAGGCACTCGGATATCAGCTCCAATGGTAAGGAAAAATTCAAACCTATCATCACAAATGAAAAAACTAAAGTGATGATCGTTGAAGACAACCCTGTAAACATGATGTTAACAAAAACCATTGTATCAAAAATATTACAATCTGCGATTATCATCGAAGCAACTAATGGAGTGGAAGCTGTAGAACATTTCAAAAAAACAGAACCTAATCTAATCCTAATGGACATCCAAATGCCAGAGATGAATGGTTATGATGCCACAAAAGAGATTCGCAAATTAACTATCGGGAAAAATGTTCCCATTATTGCTCTCACTGCTGGGACCCTCTCCGATGAAGAGAACAGGTGTTTGGAAAGTGGAATGAATGATTACATACCCAAACCAGTGGTATTAAATACCATCGCTGAAAAAATGAAACACTGGCTTCAAATCGGATAATCCGCCAACTTGATGGACGATTTGCACACTATTTCACACAAAACTCAATCCTATTTTTCGATAGACCATTGATTCTCGTATTCGTTTTGTAGGGATAATTTAACCATAAAAGATCCATTTCAGTAAAAGAGGTCATTTATGGCAGAACAAACCCAACACGCATTGGGAGACATAGCCGCACGTCAGCTGGCAAATACGGTCAAAACGAATGCACAATACGGCGCAATCACCCCACGTTTTTTAGTTAGGTTACTCGATTGGAAACCTTTAGAAGCAGGGGTTCTCCGAGTCAACCGCGTAAAATCCAATACTCAAGTGGATGTACTTTGCGGACAAAAGGGAGAACAAGAACTTCCAGAAACATTTGTTAACTACGAAGAAAAACCTCGTGAATACACTCTTAGTTTAATTTCCACAATCCTTGATGTTCAAACAAGAGTTTCAGATTTATACAGTTCTCCACACGAACAAATTAATGAACAACTACGACTAGCAATTGAAAGCGTTAAAGAAAAACAAGAATTGGAACTCATCAATAATGATGATTATGGATTATTAAAAAATGTTCCGGCTCACCAACGAATTAATACAAGAAAAGGACCTCCTACTCCGGATGATTTAGATGATTTGATTACAAAAGTTTGGAAAGAACCTTCTTTCTTTTTAGCACATCCACTTGCAATCGCTGCCTTTGGTCGTGAATGTACAAGAAGAGGTGTTCCTCCAGCAACTGTAACTCTGTTTGGTGCTCAATTTTTAACATGGAGAGGTCTGCCACTCATTCCTACTGATAAACTTCTTGTAAATGGAGAAACAACACCAAAGTCCGCAGTTGGAACTTCTAGTATTTTACTGTTGAGAGTTGGTGAAAAAAAACAAGGGGTAGTCGGATTATACCAATCAAACCTTCCAGGGGAACAAACTCCGGGACTTTCTGTTCGGTTTATGGGAATTAATCGATCAGCCATTGGATCCTATTTGATTTCTCTCTACTGCTCCGCAGCTATACTCACTGACGATGCGATTGCCTCACTCGACAATGTAGATGTGGGAAATTATTATGAATACAAATGATCCGAGTTTTTTAAATCTAAAACCGGACTCATTCATTAATGGTTCCTCATCGCATTTTCCTGACGAAAAAACGTTAGAAAAAATGGCGAAGGAAATGTATGGAGTATTGCAATCGTTTGGTGGAAGTAATCTACCGACAACAAGTTTTCCATTAAATGACTTCACTTCGAAAAATATTCCAAAAGAGTCCTTACCTTACTTAGAAGATTTAAAATTAACGGATACTGGTTTTTCCTATTCTGATTTTCAGTCTTTTCCGAGTATCAACATACCTCAGTCAGGTGGTGGGAACCTCGCATCCGCAAGGAGAGATTTTCCAATCCTAACAGAAACAGTCAATGGAAAACCATTGGTTTGGCTCGACAATGCCGCTACCACTCAAAAACCAACTTCTGTGATCGAAAGATTATCTCATTTTTATCTTCATGAGAATTCGAATATTCATCGTGCCGCTCACACTTTAGCGGCGAGGTCAACTGACGCATATGAAAAAGCGAGATCACTTGTCCAAGGTTTTATAGGAGCAGGGAGTGTTGAAGAAGTTGTGTTTGTAAGAGGAACGACAGAAGGTATCAATCTACTTTCCAATATTTTATCAGACAAATACATCCAATCAGGTGATGAAATTCTCATTACTCATTTAGAGCACCATGCAAACATCGTTCCTTGGCAAATGGTTTGCGCTAAAAAAGGAGCAAAACTAAGAGTTGCGCCAGTTGACGATTCAGGACAAATCATTCTAAGTGAATACGAACGTTTGTTAAACTCGAAGACAAAAATTGTTTCAATCACACAAGTTTCAAATGCTCTAGGTACTGTCGTTCCTGTAGAAGAGATGACAAAGTCTGCACATAAAGTAGGAGCCCTTGTGATTGTGGATGGAGCGCAATCCGTATCTCATATGCCTGTTAATGTCCAGGAAATTGATTGCGACTTCTTTGTCTTTAGTGGGCATAAACTTTTTGCTCCAACTGGCATCGGTGTTGTCTATGGAAAAAAATCGATATTAGATAGTTTGCCTCCTTGGCAAGGTGGAGGGAATATGATCAAAGATGTTAATTTTGATCACACTACCTTTCAAGATGCTCCCTTTCGTTTTGAAGCAGGAACTGGTAACATCGCCGACGCAGTTGGTCTAGGAGCTGCTATCGAATATTTGAATCGATTCGGAATGAAACATATTTCTGCATTCGAACACGATCTTTTGGAATATGGCACCAAAGAACTGTTAAAGGTTCCAGGACTCCATTTGATTGGAACAGCAAAAGATAAAGCCGGAGTTTTATCCTTTGTTATTGATGGATTCAAAACAGAAGAAATTGGGAAAAAACTAGCAGAAGAAGGCATTGCCGTTCGTGCCGGTCACCATTGTGCACAACCAATCTTAAGAAGATTTGGATTGGAATCAACCGTGAGACCTTCCCTCGCCTTTTACAATTCTTGTGAAGATATTGATTCACTCATAAGGGTGTTGTATGGATTAGGTAGCCGGAATCGTTTAGGTCTTTAGTTCAAATGGTAAAATCCAAACCTTGGATTTCATTCGAACTTCTGACTCTGACTTCTGATTTCTGATACACAACCGAATAAGGAGGAATGCTTTGGGTAATCCAAGCATTCCCTCCAATGATGGATTGTTTTCCAATGACCGTTTCACCACCTAGGATAGTGGCTCCTGCATAAATCACAACACCCTCTTCAATCGTTGGATGGCGTTTTTGTTTCGCCAAAGATTTGTTTACCGACAAAGCTCCAAGAGTCACACCTTGGTAAATTTTTACGTTGTCCGCAATACGTGTAGTTTCTCCGATCACAATCCCTGTTCCATGATCCATAAAAAATGCTCTTCCAATTTCTGCGCCGGGATGAATGTCAATTCCTGTTGCTTCATGAGCCACACCTGACAATAGCTTTGGAAAAATAGGCAATGATGCCTTAAAAAAATAATTCGCAACTCTGTGCACAGCACCAGCATAAAATCCTGAATAGGCGAGGATGACTTCATGAATACTTTCAGCAGCAGGATCACCTAAAAATGCTGCTTCTGCATCTTCCCACATCCATTGGTATAAACCAGGAAGTTTGGCAATGAAGTTATGTAAAATCTCATCTAACGCAACCAGACGACCAAGTTCTTTTTCAGCATATGTTGCATATGGTTCTAATAAGTTTTTCCAACGAATCCGAAAGAGTTCTAATTGGTCCATAATTTGTTCTTTGGATGAAAAGTTACGTTCTGAGTGATAACCAGAAAAGAGGATAGAGAACAATTCTTCCAAAAAACGGTTTGCCACTTGTTTACCACCCACCACTGTTTCAGGGATTGATTGGCGATTAAGTATTAAATTATATAATTCATCTTGCCCGTTCGATAACATATAAACTAGTTCGAAATGTATTGGAATCAATGAGAATGCGAAAAATTGGAATCTCTGAAAAACCAACTCAAAATCGATAAATCAGATGTACATCCAAGACAAAATATTGAATACGATTGTCCGATTGACCCCATTTCTTTCTCATGGACATTGTGCTAGTCTCTGTATCAAAACTTTCCAAAACCATCGGCGAAAAAAAACTTTTTACCAACCTTGATTTCTCTATCAGTGAAGGAGAAAAACTTGCCATCGTTGGAATCAATGGATCGGGTAAGTCTACCTTACTACGTGCCATACTGGGAAAAGAAGAAACAGACTCTGGACAAATCATCAAAAACAATAACCTAAAAATTGCTATCCTCGACCAAAATCCCATCTTTGATCCAAAGGAAACCATCCTCGACCATATTTACAAAGGAGACAACAAACTCGTTAAAACCATTCGTAAGTATGAAGACATATGTGAACGAATGAGCGAAGGGGAAGAAGGACTCGATGAAGAATTTACAAATGCCTCACAGGAAATGGATAGGCTTTCTGCTTGGGATTATGAACAACAAATCAAATCCATCTTACGTGAATTAGGTGTTGAAAAACTTGAACGTAAGATGTCTGAATTATCAGGTGGAATGTTAAAAAAGGTAGAACTTGCCAAATCTTTAATTGATGAAAGTAATTTACTGATTTTAGATGAGCCTACAAACCATTTGGATGTAAAATCCATATTATGGTTAGAAGACTATCTTGCCAACTTAGACAAGGCAATCCTTCTCATTACACATGATCGTTATTTTTTAGATCGGATCGTAACAAAAATTTTGGAACTTGATCGTGGGAATTATTTTTTATACGAAGGGAACTATTCAGTTTATTTAGAGAGAAAAGTCGAAAGAGAAGAAACTCTTCAAAAACAAGAAGACAAAATCAAACAATTTTTGAAACAAGAAGTGAAATGGCTCAAACGCCAACCTAAAGCTCGAACCACAAAACAAAAGGCAAGAATTGATCGAGCAAACGAATTACAATCGAGAGAAAAACGAGAAATCCAAAAAGATTTAGAACTGAGTGTCGCCGCAAAACGCCAAGGAAAAACTATATTAGAAATCCATAATCTCAAAAAATCAATTGGTGAAAAAGTTCTCATCAATGATTTTACCTATACTTTTAAAGCGAAGGAAAGACTGGGTATCATTGGTCCAAATGGAATCGGAAAATCCACTTTACTCAATTTAATGGCTGGACGACTAACACCAGATAGCGGCTATTTAAAACCAGGACTCAATACCAAAGTTGGATATTTTGACCAAACAAGTTCTGAACTTCCATTAGAACGAAATGTATTAGAATACATCAAAGATGTTGCAGGTGAGATGATTGAAACCGAATCTGGTGAAAAAATTTCAGCAGCGAAAATGTTGGAACGATTTTTATTTGATGGGAAATTACAATATACACCAATCGCCAAACTTTCTGGAGGTGAAAGACGAAGACTATTCCTAGTTCAAATTTTAATGACGGGTCCAAATTTTCTCATCTTGGATGAACCAACTAATGATTTGGATATCCAAACTCTTTCTGTTTTGGAATCCTTTTTAGATGAGTTCCCTGGCACTGTGGTGATTGTATCACATGATCGTTATTTTCTCGATCGAACCGCAGAAAGCTTACTCATCTTTCGCAAAGAAGGAAAACTCGACCACTTCATTGGAACTTTCTCTTCCTTTTTAGAACAAGATACATTAGAGATTGAAAACGAACCAGGTTCTAATCCACCCACAGTGATTCCAGAAAGGATTCAAACTGTGGAAAAACCTAAAAAATCAAAACAAGACCTAAAAAAAATCCAATCCCTAGAAAAAGACATCGCATCACTCGAAGAGAAAAAAACAATCTTAGAATCTAAATTGAGTACATTCGCAAATAATCATATGGAATTAAACAAAATAACGAAAGAAATCCAAACAATCGAGGCGGAAATTCTTTACAAAATGGAGGAATGGGAAATGTTTCATTCCGAATGAAAACGGTCCACTACACAAGAATTCTGCTTTGGACCCCCATTATCCTCATTGGGTATTTTATAGCCGCACAGGTTGGATTTAATATTGCCTTCCTCAATAGCCAAGTTTCACCCGTTTGGCCCCCAGAAGGAGTAGGACTCTCCTCCCTTTTGCTCCTTGGTCCTGTGGCTTTGCCAGGAATATACCTCGGTGCTACCTTTGCGAATTTTTATAATAACCCACACTTCCAAACAGCGTTTATTATAGGGATCGGAAACACTCTCAGTAGTTATGTCAATTATAGTATTATCAAACGAGTAACGGAAAAAACAGATCCATTGTATTCAACAAAGGATTTAATTTATTTCTTAAGCATTGGAACCTTTCCTGGATCATTTATTAGTGCAGTACTTGGAGTCACAAGTTTATGGTATTGGGATTTTTTATCTTCTGAATTGTACTTCAATGTGTTCTTTACTTGGTTTTCAGGTGAGATGCTTGGGTTTCTCATCGTAGCACCCCTACTTTATGTTTGGTTTTATCCTAAATCCAAATTAAATTTAGAACTATCTAAACAATTAGAACTTTTCCTCTGGATCATCATTGTATATATTTCGGGCTCTATTGCTTTTAGCGATGAATGGCCCCTTCTTTTTCTTCCCATCCCTTTTGTCATTGTCACAAGTATTCGGTTCCGCCAATTTGGTGCCACTTTATCAACTGTTGTTTTATCTTACACTGCTGTCACACTCACAATAGAAGGGAAAGGTGTATTTGCGAGGCGAGATGCCAGCGGCCTTTCAATCAATGATTCACTGATCTTTTTAGATGCGTTTTTATTTTGTATCAGTGGGATTGCCTATTTCCTTGTCACTGCCACACGAGAAAGAGAACGAGCCCAAGAAACTTCTCTAAAGTCATTACAAGTGTTAAACGAACTTAAAGAAAAAGCCAATGAGGAATTGGAACAAAAAGTTTTAGAACGTACTGCTGTCATCGAAGAACAAAGGATCGAAATTGAAAAACAATTGGATATGGCGAAACGCATCCAAGAATCGCTTTTCCCACAAAAAGAAATTGTACCCAATGGCGTAGAAATTTTATTCAAAAATATCCCAATGATGAAAGTTGGTGGTGATTTATATGATATTATCTGGAAACAAGACAAACAAGAATTAGGTGTATTTATCTGCGATGTATCTGGGCATGGGATCCCAGCTGCCTTATTAAGTGCTCTTGTTAAAACTTCACTTGAAAAATGGAAAGAAGACCCCAAGGACTTAAAAGAAAGTTTGGAATCGATCCGTACCCAAATCATTCCAAATTTAAGAGAACATTTTGTAACCGCAAGCCTCGTCCATTTACAGACGGAGACTGGTGTTCTCACTTTTGCACGCGCAGGCCATTTCCCTTTATTCATCATTCGAAATTCGGGTGCCATATTTAGTTTAAAACCGATGGGAAGGATCATCACACCAATCTTCGATATCCTAGCGGAAGAAGAAAAGTTCCAACTTGAAAAAGGAGATTTGATTGTGATGTTAACAGATGGCCTCACAGAAGCAAGAGATCCTTCCTCCTTACAAATGTTTGGTGAAGATAATCTCCTACAACTTGTATGTGACCTCCGAAGCCAACCTTTAATAACAATTCGAGATGAAGTATTCCAATTCGTCATCCACCTTTCGGGAGGAATTCGTGCCATCCAAGACGATTTAACTCTTGGACTGATTCGTTACACGGGCGTATAAAGTAAAAACAAATCCAAACTTTAGTATGTGGACAAGGATCCCAATCTTTCATCATCTGATCGTCTTCATGCATATGGAGGTGTTAAAAACTCTTCAATACATGGAAGAAGGATCTCCGATCGTTCCTCTTCGTTCATAGGTCCTAAGTCTCCTCCTTTATTGAAACGATTCACAGATCTTTGATAATCTGAATGATTGATCAAAAATGCCAGTTCAACTAGTTCTATTGAATTTCCATGAATTTGTCTAATATAAGCGCTACAAGAGATATAGGATCCGAAACTAGTGTTCTTTTGACGAAAGTACCTAATTTTATAAACAACTCCATATGGTGTATAACTTTGTAAATGATTTGGGAAATGTTTCTTTTTTGTATCCATCCAATCGTAAAAATATACCAAAACTGACTCATTGTTCATGGAACATCATTGCTTTCATTTGCCACATCACTTCGAAGGTTTAAAGATATTTCATCAATGGCTTCTTGGAATCCTTGTAAATACATGGTAGATACAATGTTTGGTTCATTAAAAGCATTCCCAAAATCACGTTTTTGAAATCGGTAAGGTATAAAAATGTACCAAGGGCTGATATAGCGTGTTGCCATTTGGGTATTCTTTTTCTCAGTGACCAAACGGTTTTGGTGGTATAATTTAACCGTTATTTCTAAATTTAATTTCTCTTGGCATGGGTATAAACAAAGAGTTAACATTTGTAATACTTGAACTAGATTCCCTTCTTCCCAATCACTCTTGGGCCGATTTGCTACTACAAAAAGTACATAGTCTGTTTTAACATTCGTAAGTTCAAAATTTTTATCGTCTATGTTGTGAACATAGACTGTTTTCCATTGGTATCGAGAATATCCTATTTGTTTTTGTTGTTTTGAAAAGTATTCATTCCATGGCATTCCAAACATGGGATTGATTTCAACATATCGTTTATGCCCTTTCTGATAGAACATTCGGTTTTGGTTTAAAATGGTGATGGATTCACCAATTTTGTTTTTCTCCAGTTCTTTCGGGAAGGTCCTGAGTTGGTGTTCTAAATTGGCAAAGGCACATTGAGTTATAAATAAAATACAACAGATTAAAATATATTTCACAGACAGATCATTCCTTGGTTTGGGGAGGGGTTAAAAATTCTTCGATGCAAGGAAGAAGGATTTCAGCCCTTTCCTTTTCATTCATGGGGCCAAGTTCACCACCCCGAGGGATCATGGATTTATGATAGTCTGCGTAATTGACATTGAAAATCATCTCTAACATCTCGATGGATTTGGTATTGGTTTGGCGGAGGTAAGCTGCGCAGGAAATAAAGGAACCAATCGAAGTCAACTCTCTCCGAAAG
The Leptospira bouyouniensis DNA segment above includes these coding regions:
- the epsC gene encoding serine O-acetyltransferase EpsC, which codes for MLSNGQDELYNLILNRQSIPETVVGGKQVANRFLEELFSILFSGYHSERNFSSKEQIMDQLELFRIRWKNLLEPYATYAEKELGRLVALDEILHNFIAKLPGLYQWMWEDAEAAFLGDPAAESIHEVILAYSGFYAGAVHRVANYFFKASLPIFPKLLSGVAHEATGIDIHPGAEIGRAFFMDHGTGIVIGETTRIADNVKIYQGVTLGALSVNKSLAKQKRHPTIEEGVVIYAGATILGGETVIGKQSIIGGNAWITQSIPPYSVVYQKSEVRVRSSNEIQGLDFTI
- a CDS encoding ABC-F family ATP-binding cassette domain-containing protein — translated: MDIVLVSVSKLSKTIGEKKLFTNLDFSISEGEKLAIVGINGSGKSTLLRAILGKEETDSGQIIKNNNLKIAILDQNPIFDPKETILDHIYKGDNKLVKTIRKYEDICERMSEGEEGLDEEFTNASQEMDRLSAWDYEQQIKSILRELGVEKLERKMSELSGGMLKKVELAKSLIDESNLLILDEPTNHLDVKSILWLEDYLANLDKAILLITHDRYFLDRIVTKILELDRGNYFLYEGNYSVYLERKVEREETLQKQEDKIKQFLKQEVKWLKRQPKARTTKQKARIDRANELQSREKREIQKDLELSVAAKRQGKTILEIHNLKKSIGEKVLINDFTYTFKAKERLGIIGPNGIGKSTLLNLMAGRLTPDSGYLKPGLNTKVGYFDQTSSELPLERNVLEYIKDVAGEMIETESGEKISAAKMLERFLFDGKLQYTPIAKLSGGERRRLFLVQILMTGPNFLILDEPTNDLDIQTLSVLESFLDEFPGTVVIVSHDRYFLDRTAESLLIFRKEGKLDHFIGTFSSFLEQDTLEIENEPGSNPPTVIPERIQTVEKPKKSKQDLKKIQSLEKDIASLEEKKTILESKLSTFANNHMELNKITKEIQTIEAEILYKMEEWEMFHSE
- a CDS encoding SpoIIE family protein phosphatase, with the translated sequence MKTVHYTRILLWTPIILIGYFIAAQVGFNIAFLNSQVSPVWPPEGVGLSSLLLLGPVALPGIYLGATFANFYNNPHFQTAFIIGIGNTLSSYVNYSIIKRVTEKTDPLYSTKDLIYFLSIGTFPGSFISAVLGVTSLWYWDFLSSELYFNVFFTWFSGEMLGFLIVAPLLYVWFYPKSKLNLELSKQLELFLWIIIVYISGSIAFSDEWPLLFLPIPFVIVTSIRFRQFGATLSTVVLSYTAVTLTIEGKGVFARRDASGLSINDSLIFLDAFLFCISGIAYFLVTATRERERAQETSLKSLQVLNELKEKANEELEQKVLERTAVIEEQRIEIEKQLDMAKRIQESLFPQKEIVPNGVEILFKNIPMMKVGGDLYDIIWKQDKQELGVFICDVSGHGIPAALLSALVKTSLEKWKEDPKDLKESLESIRTQIIPNLREHFVTASLVHLQTETGVLTFARAGHFPLFIIRNSGAIFSLKPMGRIITPIFDILAEEEKFQLEKGDLIVMLTDGLTEARDPSSLQMFGEDNLLQLVCDLRSQPLITIRDEVFQFVIHLSGGIRAIQDDLTLGLIRYTGV